From Cellulosimicrobium sp. ES-005, one genomic window encodes:
- a CDS encoding SHOCT domain-containing protein, with the protein MDGTTMVEVTVLGPVALPAADLAELGVRRTAECTLLEATVRDQAALYGLLQRLAALGLELLELRTAAPGQRADVEVVVRGPVGALVQEMLRDVGRALPGSLTSYRLRDTDLAGLLAVVADLGPQAVDDESPVSAMDAKIAQLRELAALRDQGVLTDTELAEQKARILGR; encoded by the coding sequence ATGGACGGCACGACGATGGTCGAGGTGACGGTGCTGGGCCCGGTGGCGCTCCCTGCTGCCGACCTGGCCGAGCTGGGGGTGCGGCGGACCGCGGAGTGCACGCTGCTCGAGGCGACCGTGCGCGACCAGGCCGCGCTCTACGGACTGCTCCAGCGTCTCGCCGCGCTCGGTCTCGAGCTCCTCGAGCTGCGCACCGCGGCGCCCGGGCAGCGGGCCGACGTGGAGGTCGTCGTCCGTGGCCCCGTGGGCGCGCTGGTCCAGGAGATGCTGCGCGACGTCGGCCGGGCCCTGCCGGGGTCCCTCACCTCCTACCGGCTCCGGGACACCGACCTGGCGGGCCTCCTCGCGGTCGTGGCGGACCTGGGTCCGCAGGCGGTCGACGACGAGTCGCCGGTCTCGGCGATGGACGCGAAGATCGCCCAGCTCCGCGAGCTCGCGGCGCTGCGCGACCAGGGCGTGCTCACGGACACCGAGCTCGCGGAGCAGAAGGCGCGCATCCTCGGGCGCTGA
- a CDS encoding SHOCT domain-containing protein, whose translation MDGFWDWFWLMVWWFFFIAYLVVLFQIVADLFRDRALSGWWKALWVVALIVVPYVSALVYVIARGRGMAERHAEEDRARRQVMDDYVRATAGTGRSPASEIADAKALYDAGTIDADEFARLKARALA comes from the coding sequence ATGGACGGCTTCTGGGACTGGTTCTGGCTCATGGTGTGGTGGTTCTTCTTCATCGCCTACCTCGTCGTGCTGTTCCAGATCGTGGCCGACCTTTTCCGCGACAGGGCGCTCAGCGGCTGGTGGAAGGCGCTGTGGGTCGTCGCCCTGATCGTCGTCCCGTACGTGTCGGCGCTGGTGTACGTCATCGCCCGGGGGCGTGGCATGGCCGAGCGGCACGCCGAGGAGGACCGCGCGCGACGTCAGGTGATGGACGACTACGTCCGGGCGACCGCGGGCACGGGCCGCTCGCCCGCGAGCGAGATCGCGGACGCGAAGGCGCTCTACGACGCCGGGACGATCGACGCGGACGAGTTCGCGCGCCTCAAGGCGCGGGCGCTCGCCTGA
- a CDS encoding LuxR C-terminal-related transcriptional regulator — translation MTSVEPRAEHEDVARSDAFEVLRARTAVPALPASTLPRPGVEALVGAAVARRLTLVSAGPGWGKTTAVARWARGGTGQRVAWLTLEPFDDKPAAFWADVLSALRAAGAVPPGHPLETLVVPPRLSSALLRRVLSAVEQLPEPVVLVLDDFHHAARPDVAATVDDLLRYPLPLHLVVLTRVDPLVRLQRLRAQGEVAEVGAADLAFDATSVTTLAASHRRPLSPAAVGRVLDETGGWAVGVRLRVEADDAASRARADRSAAEFLLAEVLDRQEPTVRRFLLRTSVASAVCADLASALDPGAPAERLLPGLAAADGFVTAAGERRTWYRYHPLLREMLLSQLRAEDPACLRDAHRAAARWFARDGEAVQALEHAAAAEDWTLVGEVFVEGTAAQLAGPHRDTVADVLRRVPYATIGVDARLHLCAGALAYVDERYDAARRHVATARDLLDPVEQPAAAVLLELLDASIARATGDVRALATAAGAALATADAAPYPFPALDTYRSLAQAHRAAGLAWCSVGTEPATASFPLAPPPGRDWRAPQLFVLGARAAASLLAVAEGRLDEGEAAARSVVAEAEPRGWDGYAHARPAHAARAWVRYLRASDSALDRELAHALAADAGGREPASEAAVRLLQALAAADRGHAGAARHALVAADHALGPVATPPVLADLWVRATAAVRLLDDGTQPALPVRVRREGLGTAAVVAVCGARELLATGRTGAALRAVAGLVDAGEDEVDGVVRVEAALVEASALARAGTRRVEVPLARALDLAAVEQVARPFLTLVVRELRPALARAVTARDDALAGRLRAHLDPADRAPEPAPLVEPLTERELAILAVLPSMASNVEIAEDFFVSVNTVKAHLKSVYRKLGVSSRRDAVRRGRELGVVP, via the coding sequence ATGACCTCGGTCGAGCCACGCGCCGAGCACGAGGACGTCGCGCGGTCCGACGCCTTCGAGGTGCTGCGTGCCCGGACCGCGGTCCCGGCGCTCCCCGCCTCGACGCTTCCTCGCCCCGGGGTCGAGGCGCTCGTCGGCGCCGCGGTGGCGCGGCGCCTGACGCTCGTGTCCGCCGGCCCGGGCTGGGGCAAGACCACCGCCGTGGCGCGGTGGGCGCGCGGCGGCACCGGGCAGCGGGTCGCGTGGCTCACCCTGGAGCCGTTCGACGACAAGCCCGCGGCGTTCTGGGCGGACGTCCTCTCCGCGCTCCGCGCCGCGGGCGCGGTCCCCCCGGGGCACCCGCTCGAGACGCTCGTCGTCCCGCCCCGGCTCTCGTCGGCGCTCCTGCGGCGCGTCCTCTCCGCGGTCGAGCAGCTGCCCGAGCCGGTCGTCCTCGTGCTCGACGACTTCCACCACGCGGCGCGCCCCGACGTCGCGGCGACAGTCGACGACCTCCTGCGCTACCCGCTGCCCCTGCATCTCGTCGTGCTCACGCGCGTCGACCCGCTGGTGCGGCTGCAGCGGTTGCGCGCGCAGGGCGAGGTCGCCGAGGTCGGTGCCGCGGACCTCGCGTTCGACGCCACGTCCGTCACGACGCTCGCGGCGTCCCACCGCCGACCGCTGTCCCCGGCCGCGGTGGGCCGCGTCCTCGACGAGACCGGCGGCTGGGCGGTCGGCGTCCGCCTACGGGTCGAGGCGGACGACGCCGCGAGCCGCGCGCGCGCCGACCGCTCGGCGGCGGAGTTCCTCCTGGCCGAGGTCCTCGACCGCCAGGAGCCGACGGTCCGGCGCTTCCTCCTCCGCACGAGCGTCGCCTCGGCCGTGTGCGCCGACCTCGCGTCGGCCCTCGACCCGGGGGCGCCGGCAGAGCGGCTGCTCCCGGGCCTGGCCGCGGCCGACGGCTTCGTCACGGCGGCGGGCGAGCGCCGCACCTGGTACCGGTACCACCCGCTCCTGCGCGAGATGCTCCTGAGCCAGCTCCGGGCCGAGGACCCTGCCTGCCTCCGCGACGCCCACCGGGCGGCGGCCCGCTGGTTCGCGCGCGACGGCGAGGCGGTGCAGGCCCTCGAGCACGCGGCCGCCGCCGAGGACTGGACCCTCGTGGGCGAGGTCTTCGTGGAGGGCACGGCCGCCCAGCTCGCGGGCCCCCACCGCGATACCGTCGCGGACGTCCTGCGGCGCGTGCCCTACGCGACGATCGGCGTCGACGCGCGGCTGCACCTGTGCGCGGGCGCGCTGGCGTACGTCGACGAGCGGTACGACGCCGCCCGTCGGCACGTCGCGACGGCGCGCGACCTCCTCGACCCCGTCGAGCAGCCGGCCGCGGCCGTGCTCCTGGAGCTGCTCGACGCCTCGATCGCGCGCGCGACGGGCGACGTGCGCGCCCTCGCGACGGCGGCCGGCGCCGCCCTCGCGACCGCGGACGCGGCGCCGTACCCGTTCCCGGCGCTCGACACCTACCGCAGCCTCGCGCAGGCCCACCGCGCCGCGGGCCTCGCGTGGTGCTCGGTGGGCACCGAGCCGGCGACGGCCTCGTTCCCGCTCGCACCGCCTCCCGGTCGCGACTGGCGGGCGCCCCAGCTCTTCGTCCTCGGGGCGCGGGCAGCGGCGTCGCTCCTCGCGGTCGCGGAGGGCCGGCTCGACGAGGGGGAGGCGGCCGCGCGCTCGGTGGTCGCGGAGGCCGAGCCCCGGGGCTGGGACGGGTACGCCCACGCGCGCCCGGCGCACGCGGCCCGGGCGTGGGTGCGGTACCTGCGTGCGTCGGACTCCGCCCTCGACCGCGAGCTCGCGCACGCGCTGGCGGCCGACGCCGGGGGCCGCGAGCCGGCGTCCGAGGCGGCCGTCCGGCTCCTCCAGGCCCTCGCGGCGGCGGACCGCGGGCACGCCGGGGCCGCGCGGCACGCGCTGGTCGCGGCCGACCACGCGCTCGGGCCCGTCGCGACGCCGCCGGTGCTCGCCGACCTGTGGGTCCGGGCGACCGCCGCGGTCCGCCTGCTCGACGACGGGACGCAGCCCGCGCTGCCGGTGCGCGTCCGGCGGGAGGGGCTGGGCACGGCCGCCGTCGTGGCCGTGTGCGGCGCGCGCGAGCTGCTCGCCACGGGGCGGACCGGGGCCGCGCTGCGCGCGGTCGCCGGGCTCGTGGACGCGGGGGAGGACGAGGTGGACGGCGTCGTGCGGGTCGAGGCGGCGCTCGTCGAGGCGTCCGCCCTGGCGCGGGCGGGCACCCGCCGCGTCGAGGTCCCGTTGGCCCGCGCCCTGGACCTCGCCGCCGTCGAGCAGGTCGCGCGCCCGTTCCTCACCCTCGTCGTGCGCGAGCTGCGTCCGGCGCTCGCCCGCGCGGTCACGGCACGCGACGACGCGCTCGCCGGGCGGCTGCGCGCCCACCTCGACCCGGCGGACCGGGCGCCGGAGCCCGCCCCGCTCGTCGAGCCCCTCACGGAGCGCGAGCTGGCGATCCTCGCCGTGCTGCCCTCGATGGCCAGCAACGTCGAGATCGCCGAGGACTTCTTCGTCTCGGTGAACACCGTCAAGGCGCACCTCAAGTCGGTCTACCGCAAGCTCGGCGTGAGCTCGCGTCGCGACGCGGTCCGCCGGGGCCGCGAGCTCGGCGTCGTGCCCTGA
- a CDS encoding HAD-IC family P-type ATPase, which yields MTAAQIPRQQVPAATGPWHTASTQAVCAALDVDPAVGLTTAQVAERRARYGPNALAEERREKPWQAFLRQYRDLMQLVLVGAAVVSIIALGDVTTGVVVLGLTVLNALMGLHQEGKAAESVAALQQMLVMTATVRRDGRQEQVPAEELVPGDVVGFEAGSKIPADGRLLVAASLEIEEAGLTGESTPVAKGVETVVAEDAPLGDRTDMAYMNSQVTRGRGEMVVTATGMTTEVGRISGMLSGVEQDKTPLTRQLDRITVIITVMAAIALVVVVVLGLVRGEDFDSLFVVGISLAIAAIPTGLPAVVTMLLSLGTRRLAEEGAIVKRLKSVETLGSTSAICSDKTGTLTLNQMTARRLVLAGRRFSVDGEGYSTTGRILAAAGSTDVPLEPVALPLALASDAVVRDGECIGDPTEGAVVVLAAKAGLDVEETRAEHPRVAEVPFDAAYKFMATFHEIDGALTCFVKGAPDVLLARSSRYLTADGGSAPLDDDARSRVVAENDALAGEGMRVLAVARRAVGRDELAGELLDAVRDLELVALVGIVDPPRREARDAIAECRDAGIRVRMITGDHVTTAAAIAGQLGIEGRALTGAEFAAMSDAQLEAEVGEIGVVARVAPEDKVRLVDVLKRTGDVVAMTGDGVNDAPALTRADIGVAMGITGTEVTKDAAEMILTDDNFATIVAAVEGGRGLYDNLMKYIRFQMVVLVGFILTFVGAGVFTVAGGTPLTPLQILWVNFAIDVLLAIGLGFDAATPGLMRRRPRSPAEPVIGRGLGVRLAVGGVLIAVGSLVAVAWGEADADLAVATTMGLTAMSLLHVVAALEWRDPRASILSFETLANGRFVVLLLASLGLTFLVTTLDGLQRIFGTVDLDGGQWGVCGLVALGFLVLAELGKLVLRQVDRHRGAPADSGASAQVSRARV from the coding sequence ATGACGGCTGCGCAGATCCCCCGACAGCAGGTCCCTGCCGCCACGGGCCCGTGGCACACCGCGTCGACCCAGGCCGTGTGCGCGGCGCTGGACGTCGACCCGGCGGTCGGGCTGACGACGGCGCAGGTCGCCGAGCGGCGCGCCCGGTACGGGCCGAACGCGCTCGCGGAGGAGCGCAGGGAGAAGCCGTGGCAGGCGTTCCTGCGCCAGTACCGGGACCTCATGCAGCTCGTCCTCGTCGGGGCGGCGGTCGTGAGCATCATCGCGCTCGGCGACGTCACGACGGGCGTCGTCGTGCTGGGCCTCACCGTGCTCAACGCCCTCATGGGCCTGCACCAGGAGGGCAAGGCCGCCGAGAGCGTCGCGGCGCTGCAGCAGATGCTCGTCATGACGGCCACGGTGCGCCGCGACGGACGCCAGGAGCAGGTGCCCGCGGAGGAGCTCGTGCCGGGCGACGTCGTCGGCTTCGAGGCCGGGAGCAAGATCCCCGCGGACGGGCGGCTGCTCGTCGCGGCGTCGCTGGAGATCGAGGAGGCGGGGCTGACCGGCGAGAGCACCCCGGTCGCCAAGGGCGTCGAGACGGTCGTCGCCGAGGACGCGCCGCTCGGCGACCGCACCGACATGGCGTACATGAACTCGCAGGTGACGCGCGGGCGCGGCGAGATGGTCGTCACGGCGACGGGCATGACGACCGAGGTGGGCCGCATCTCCGGGATGCTCAGCGGCGTCGAGCAGGACAAGACGCCGCTCACGCGCCAGCTCGACCGCATCACCGTGATCATCACGGTCATGGCGGCGATCGCCCTCGTCGTCGTCGTGGTCCTGGGCCTGGTGCGCGGCGAGGACTTCGACAGCCTGTTCGTGGTCGGGATCAGCCTGGCCATCGCCGCGATCCCGACGGGTCTCCCGGCCGTGGTGACGATGCTGCTGTCGCTCGGCACGCGGCGGCTCGCCGAGGAGGGCGCGATCGTCAAGCGCCTCAAGTCGGTCGAGACGCTCGGGTCGACCTCCGCGATCTGCTCGGACAAGACCGGGACCCTCACGCTCAACCAGATGACCGCGCGCCGCCTCGTGCTCGCGGGACGCCGGTTCTCCGTCGACGGCGAGGGCTACTCCACGACCGGCCGCATCCTCGCGGCCGCCGGCTCGACAGACGTGCCGCTCGAGCCCGTCGCGCTGCCCCTCGCGCTCGCGAGCGACGCCGTCGTGCGCGACGGCGAGTGCATCGGCGACCCCACCGAGGGCGCCGTCGTCGTCCTGGCGGCGAAGGCGGGCCTCGACGTCGAGGAGACGCGCGCCGAGCACCCGCGCGTCGCGGAGGTCCCGTTCGACGCGGCGTACAAGTTCATGGCGACGTTCCACGAGATCGACGGCGCGCTGACGTGCTTCGTCAAGGGCGCCCCGGACGTGCTGCTCGCCCGGTCGAGCCGGTACCTCACCGCCGACGGCGGGTCGGCACCGCTCGACGACGACGCGCGGTCGCGCGTGGTGGCGGAGAACGACGCCCTCGCGGGCGAGGGCATGCGCGTGCTCGCGGTGGCGCGGCGTGCCGTGGGCCGCGACGAGCTCGCGGGCGAGCTCCTCGACGCGGTGCGCGACCTCGAGCTGGTCGCGCTCGTCGGGATCGTCGACCCGCCGCGCCGGGAGGCGCGCGACGCCATCGCGGAGTGCCGCGACGCCGGCATCCGCGTGCGGATGATCACGGGCGACCACGTCACCACCGCGGCGGCGATCGCCGGGCAGCTCGGCATCGAGGGCCGCGCGCTGACCGGGGCCGAGTTCGCCGCGATGTCCGACGCGCAGCTCGAGGCGGAGGTCGGCGAGATCGGGGTGGTCGCGCGGGTCGCGCCGGAGGACAAGGTGCGCCTCGTCGACGTGCTCAAGCGCACGGGCGACGTGGTCGCGATGACGGGCGACGGCGTCAACGACGCGCCCGCGCTCACCCGCGCGGACATCGGCGTGGCGATGGGCATCACCGGAACCGAGGTGACCAAGGACGCCGCGGAGATGATCCTCACCGACGACAACTTCGCGACCATCGTGGCCGCCGTGGAGGGTGGCCGCGGGCTCTACGACAACCTCATGAAGTACATCCGCTTCCAGATGGTCGTGCTCGTCGGCTTCATCCTCACGTTCGTGGGCGCGGGCGTCTTCACGGTCGCGGGCGGCACGCCGCTCACGCCGCTCCAGATCCTCTGGGTGAACTTCGCGATCGACGTGCTCCTCGCGATCGGCCTCGGCTTCGACGCCGCGACGCCCGGCCTCATGCGCCGCCGGCCACGGTCTCCCGCCGAGCCCGTCATCGGGCGTGGGCTCGGGGTCCGGCTCGCCGTCGGCGGCGTCCTCATCGCCGTCGGCTCGCTCGTCGCCGTCGCCTGGGGCGAGGCCGACGCCGACCTGGCGGTCGCGACGACGATGGGCCTCACCGCGATGTCGCTCCTGCACGTCGTGGCCGCGCTCGAGTGGCGCGACCCGCGGGCGAGCATCCTCTCGTTCGAGACCCTCGCGAACGGGCGGTTCGTCGTGCTGCTGCTCGCGTCGCTGGGGCTGACGTTCCTCGTCACGACCCTCGACGGCCTGCAGCGGATCTTCGGCACCGTCGACCTCGACGGGGGCCAGTGGGGCGTGTGCGGCCTCGTCGCGCTCGGGTTCCTCGTCCTGGCCGAGCTCGGCAAGCTCGTGCTCCGGCAGGTGGACCGGCACCGGGGCGCGCCCGCCGACTCCGGCGCCTCCGCCCAGGTCTCGCGCGCCCGGGTCTGA
- a CDS encoding response regulator transcription factor, whose amino-acid sequence MTTVLLVDDQALLRMGFRLVIESEPDLEVVGEASDGRVALDQVAALAPDVVVMDVRMPGMDGIEATRRVVAEHPATRVLVLTTFDVDEYAFAALRAGASGFLLKNARPDDLVEAIRTVAAGSSVVAPRVLRRMLDLFAPHLPVGDRPADDGVDPRLRSLTPRELDVLRCVADGLSNAEIAERLVLSSTTVKTHVGNLLAKLGVRDRVQAVIVAYESGLVGSRR is encoded by the coding sequence GTGACGACCGTGCTGCTCGTGGACGACCAGGCGCTCCTGCGGATGGGCTTCCGGCTCGTGATCGAGTCGGAGCCCGACCTCGAGGTGGTCGGCGAGGCGTCCGACGGCCGGGTGGCGCTCGACCAGGTCGCGGCGCTCGCCCCGGACGTCGTCGTCATGGACGTCCGGATGCCCGGCATGGACGGCATCGAGGCGACGCGACGCGTCGTCGCGGAGCACCCCGCGACGCGCGTGCTCGTGCTGACGACGTTCGACGTCGACGAGTACGCGTTCGCCGCGCTGCGCGCGGGCGCGAGCGGGTTCCTGCTGAAGAACGCCCGCCCGGACGACCTCGTCGAGGCGATCCGTACCGTCGCGGCAGGGAGTTCGGTCGTCGCGCCCCGGGTGCTGCGCCGCATGCTCGACCTCTTCGCCCCGCACCTGCCCGTCGGGGACCGGCCGGCGGACGACGGCGTCGACCCGCGCCTGCGGTCGCTCACGCCCCGCGAGCTCGACGTGCTGCGGTGCGTGGCCGACGGCCTGTCCAACGCCGAGATCGCCGAGCGCCTCGTGCTGTCGTCGACGACGGTCAAGACGCACGTGGGCAACCTCCTCGCCAAGCTCGGGGTCCGGGACCGCGTCCAGGCCGTGATCGTCGCCTACGAGAGCGGCCTGGTCGGCTCCCGCCGCTGA
- a CDS encoding histidine kinase: protein MPLPSPATSARGTTDGGALTETDVQRRGPLGRLVEEHPRAADAALVAGVVALGLVTAVLGLATVEGSTGLGLFRPDEPVAQMVVTAWLAGAVLGATLLLARRARPLVVAAALTALAVASLATAGVLGVLGVCLACAVHAVAASRPPRTAWLTCAAVLAVVTVAIWWWQDIGLAEILLWSDPVVSPDGDPVRDLAEPPFSPGRRSASVSLLLALLLLGMATGSGARARRLHAEDLTERYRAMARDRDQSAALARAAERTRIAREMHDVVAHSVSVMVALSDGAGAALDRAPDRSREALRELSRTGREALTDMQRVLGALDPGDEEPVAPDGRPEPTGTDLAAVVARFRAAGVPVTATGLDVPLPDDTSLRLAVVRVVQEGLTNVLRHAPGAPTAEVEVRRGADVVEVEVRDSGGTRPGTGGGTGRGIVGMRERAALLGGSVEAGPRPEGGWVVRVVLPWSGRDAPWDRPHDRPYDEDDGGLP from the coding sequence ATGCCCCTGCCGTCCCCCGCCACGTCCGCGCGCGGGACGACCGACGGCGGCGCGCTCACCGAGACCGACGTCCAGCGGCGCGGGCCGCTCGGCCGGCTGGTCGAGGAGCACCCCCGGGCCGCCGACGCCGCGCTCGTCGCCGGCGTCGTGGCGCTCGGGCTCGTCACCGCGGTCCTCGGGCTCGCGACGGTCGAGGGGTCGACCGGGCTCGGCCTCTTCCGGCCCGACGAGCCCGTCGCCCAGATGGTCGTCACGGCGTGGCTCGCCGGGGCCGTCCTCGGGGCGACGCTCCTGCTCGCCCGCCGCGCGCGACCGCTCGTCGTCGCGGCCGCGCTCACGGCGCTGGCCGTCGCCTCGCTCGCGACCGCGGGCGTGCTGGGAGTGCTCGGGGTGTGCCTCGCGTGCGCGGTCCACGCCGTGGCGGCCTCCCGCCCGCCGCGCACCGCGTGGCTGACGTGCGCGGCGGTGCTCGCCGTCGTCACGGTGGCGATCTGGTGGTGGCAGGACATCGGTCTCGCCGAGATCCTGCTCTGGAGCGACCCGGTCGTGTCACCGGACGGCGATCCCGTGCGGGACCTCGCCGAGCCACCCTTCTCCCCCGGCCGCCGGTCCGCGTCCGTCTCGCTCCTGCTCGCGCTCCTGCTCCTCGGCATGGCCACGGGTTCCGGCGCGCGCGCCCGTCGGCTCCACGCCGAGGACCTCACGGAGCGCTACCGGGCCATGGCGCGGGACCGCGACCAGAGCGCCGCGCTCGCCCGCGCGGCCGAGCGCACCCGCATCGCCCGCGAGATGCACGACGTCGTCGCCCACAGCGTCTCGGTGATGGTCGCGCTGTCCGACGGCGCGGGCGCAGCGCTCGACCGTGCACCCGACCGCTCGCGCGAGGCCCTGCGGGAGCTCTCCCGGACGGGGCGCGAGGCGCTGACCGACATGCAGCGCGTCCTCGGTGCGCTCGACCCCGGCGACGAGGAGCCCGTGGCGCCGGACGGGCGGCCCGAGCCGACCGGGACGGACCTCGCGGCCGTCGTCGCACGGTTCCGCGCCGCGGGCGTCCCGGTGACCGCGACCGGCCTCGACGTCCCGCTCCCGGACGACACCTCGCTCCGGCTCGCGGTCGTGCGGGTCGTGCAGGAAGGGCTGACGAACGTCCTGCGGCATGCGCCCGGTGCTCCGACGGCCGAGGTCGAGGTCCGGCGCGGCGCGGACGTCGTCGAGGTCGAGGTCCGCGATTCCGGCGGCACCCGGCCAGGCACGGGCGGCGGGACCGGTCGCGGCATCGTCGGGATGCGCGAGCGCGCGGCCCTGCTCGGCGGCAGCGTCGAGGCCGGCCCGCGACCCGAGGGTGGGTGGGTCGTGCGGGTCGTCCTCCCGTGGTCCGGGCGGGACGCGCCGTGGGACCGGCCGCACGACCGGCCGTACGACGAGGACGACGGAGGGCTCCCGTGA
- a CDS encoding ATP-binding cassette domain-containing protein, whose amino-acid sequence MIQVEALTKRYGPTTAVDGLTFTARPGTVTGFLGPNGAGKSTTMRVVVGLERPTSGTATVDGRRYADLPAPLHAVGCMLDARSVHPGRTAFRHLRALARTHGIGRARVDEVIGMTGLESVAGRRAGTFSLGMGQRLGIAGALLGDPGTLLLDEPVNGLDPDGVLWVRGLVRGLAAEGRTVLLSSHLMHELALCAERVVVIGRGRLLADAPVQELAADAGSLEEAYLRLTAGAVQYQGRASGGSDRAAAGGAR is encoded by the coding sequence ATGATCCAGGTGGAGGCGCTCACCAAGCGCTACGGGCCGACGACGGCGGTGGACGGGCTGACGTTCACGGCACGCCCGGGCACCGTGACGGGATTCCTCGGCCCGAACGGGGCGGGGAAGTCGACGACGATGCGGGTCGTGGTCGGGCTGGAGCGGCCCACGTCCGGCACGGCGACCGTCGACGGACGCCGGTACGCCGACCTCCCGGCGCCGCTCCACGCCGTCGGCTGCATGCTCGACGCGCGGTCCGTGCACCCGGGGCGCACGGCGTTCCGGCACCTGCGGGCCCTCGCGCGGACCCACGGGATCGGCCGCGCCCGCGTGGACGAGGTCATCGGGATGACCGGGCTCGAGAGCGTCGCCGGACGGCGCGCCGGGACCTTCTCCCTGGGGATGGGCCAGCGGCTCGGCATCGCGGGAGCGCTGCTCGGCGACCCCGGGACGCTCCTCCTCGACGAGCCCGTCAACGGCCTCGACCCCGACGGCGTCCTGTGGGTGCGGGGGCTCGTCCGCGGCCTCGCGGCCGAGGGACGGACCGTGCTCCTCTCGTCGCACCTCATGCACGAGCTCGCGCTCTGCGCCGAGCGGGTCGTCGTCATCGGCCGGGGCCGGCTCCTCGCGGACGCACCGGTCCAGGAGCTCGCCGCCGACGCGGGATCCCTCGAGGAGGCGTACCTGCGGCTCACCGCGGGGGCGGTCCAGTACCAGGGCCGCGCCTCCGGCGGGTCCGACCGCGCCGCGGCGGGCGGTGCCCGATGA
- a CDS encoding hemerythrin domain-containing protein, translated as MTDRLPLPGPLPAGQHPGCDTSGMFLVHRIFRWLYRELPVLVREVRPGDTGRSAVVGRYAHLDFFALHLHHETEDRVLWDRLEAREPACALHVGQMRAQHAEVAVRLARVEPQLEPWVATADPRLRDAFATDVEGLRDLLSAHLGQEEVEILPVAGDVMSQQEWDSMEEHTRATLVKHRKELGKDLVALQLGLLLASVPEAEREEWFRANVPAPVRVLYLLLLKRRYDHAMRELYPDRPVPAMV; from the coding sequence ATGACCGACAGGCTCCCTCTCCCCGGGCCGCTGCCCGCGGGGCAGCACCCCGGGTGCGACACGTCGGGCATGTTCCTCGTCCACCGGATCTTCCGCTGGCTCTACCGCGAGCTCCCCGTGCTGGTCCGCGAGGTCCGGCCCGGGGACACCGGGCGCTCGGCCGTCGTGGGCCGCTACGCCCACCTCGACTTCTTCGCGCTGCACCTGCACCACGAGACCGAGGACCGGGTGCTCTGGGACCGCCTCGAGGCGCGCGAGCCCGCGTGCGCGCTGCACGTCGGCCAGATGCGGGCGCAGCACGCCGAGGTCGCGGTGCGCCTCGCGCGGGTCGAGCCGCAGCTCGAGCCGTGGGTGGCCACGGCCGACCCGCGGCTCCGCGACGCCTTCGCGACCGACGTCGAGGGGCTGCGGGACCTCCTGTCGGCGCACCTCGGGCAGGAGGAGGTGGAGATCCTCCCCGTGGCCGGGGACGTGATGTCGCAGCAGGAGTGGGACTCCATGGAGGAGCACACGCGCGCCACCCTCGTGAAGCACCGCAAGGAGCTCGGCAAGGACCTCGTGGCGCTGCAGCTCGGCCTGCTGCTCGCGAGCGTCCCCGAGGCCGAGCGGGAGGAGTGGTTCCGCGCGAACGTGCCCGCGCCCGTCCGGGTGCTGTACCTCCTGCTCCTGAAGCGTCGGTACGACCACGCGATGCGCGAGCTCTACCCGGACCGTCCCGTGCCGGCGATGGTCTGA
- a CDS encoding SRPBCC family protein — MWRRVTLDVHLDHPPARVFPYLADPGRWPEFAPAVVSRRPVDDGPLRVGSRWAAVDRVGPFRVRFTDVLEVVEPDLRVVWHSTAPWNSRVEYVTSPDGSGTRVRADYHGDVASALRLVALLPTAVLARILLRDFTGLRRVLETEDRARARRP; from the coding sequence GTGTGGCGACGCGTGACGCTCGACGTCCACCTCGACCACCCGCCGGCGCGCGTCTTCCCGTACCTCGCCGACCCGGGCCGGTGGCCGGAGTTCGCGCCCGCGGTCGTCTCCCGCCGCCCGGTCGACGACGGGCCGCTGCGGGTGGGGAGCCGCTGGGCCGCCGTCGACCGCGTCGGTCCGTTCCGGGTGCGGTTCACCGACGTGCTCGAGGTCGTCGAGCCCGACCTGCGGGTCGTGTGGCACTCCACCGCGCCCTGGAACTCTCGCGTCGAGTACGTCACGTCGCCCGACGGCAGCGGGACGCGCGTGCGCGCCGACTACCACGGCGACGTGGCGTCGGCGCTCCGGCTGGTGGCGCTGCTCCCGACCGCGGTCCTGGCGCGGATCCTCCTGCGTGACTTCACGGGCCTGCGCCGGGTGCTCGAGACGGAGGACCGGGCACGCGCGCGCCGGCCGTGA